The Clostridium septicum genome contains a region encoding:
- a CDS encoding TIGR04540 family protein — protein sequence MRVVYRNPKELATHLKDLVDLYLEDLLSYNELEGKVIKIIKANEDRVYKGNTMPTKLANVLGNERVEIINEIFSKIN from the coding sequence ATGAGAGTAGTTTATAGAAATCCTAAGGAGTTAGCTACACATTTAAAGGATTTAGTTGATTTATATTTAGAGGATCTTTTATCTTATAATGAATTAGAAGGTAAAGTAATTAAAATTATAAAAGCTAATGAAGATAGAGTGTACAAAGGAAATACTATGCCAACAAAGTTAGCTAATGTTTTAGGTAATGAAAGAGTAGAAATTATAAATGAAATATTTAGTAAAATAAATTAA
- a CDS encoding dicarboxylate/amino acid:cation symporter — MVFSTTSSNSALPVTLETMDDMGVDNSISSFTMPLGSTINMNGTAIMQGAADIFIAQIYGINLRINTILTIILTATLASIGTAGVAGVGMIILFMVLQSVGLSIDGIGLILNVDRILDMCISTLNTMGDYICIINSFNEEKYYSSGNILINESEGLPN, encoded by the coding sequence ATAGTATTTTCTACAACTTCAAGTAATTCAGCTCTTCCAGTTACTTTAGAAACAATGGATGATATGGGTGTTGATAATTCCATTTCATCATTTACTATGCCTTTAGGTTCTACTATAAACATGAATGGAACTGCTATAATGCAAGGAGCTGCAGATATCTTTATAGCTCAAATTTATGGAATTAATTTAAGAATAAATACAATCCTAACAATTATTTTAACTGCTACCTTGGCTTCAATTGGAACTGCAGGAGTTGCTGGAGTTGGAATGATAATATTATTTATGGTTCTTCAATCTGTAGGTTTGTCAATTGATGGAATTGGATTAATTCTTAATGTAGATAGAATTTTAGATATGTGTATAAGTACATTAAATACTATGGGAGATTATATTTGTATTATAAACTCTTTTAATGAAGAAAAATATTATTCTAGTGGTAATATATTAATTAATGAAAGTGAAGGTTTACCTAATTAA